The uncultured Cohaesibacter sp. genome window below encodes:
- a CDS encoding F0F1 ATP synthase subunit epsilon, producing MAQAFGFELVSPERLVLSESCVSVLVPGSDGYFTVLDKHAPLISTIAPGILEAELEDGSKRDIYVRGGFADVSDSGLKILVEQALPVEELDHEKMAQLIKDAEEDVADAETDDQRNEATLRLARLQKIKVAVAQ from the coding sequence ATGGCTCAAGCTTTTGGTTTTGAACTCGTGTCACCTGAAAGACTGGTTCTGTCCGAATCCTGTGTGTCTGTTCTGGTTCCGGGTTCTGACGGTTACTTCACCGTGCTGGACAAACACGCTCCGTTGATTTCCACGATCGCTCCTGGAATTCTGGAAGCGGAACTGGAAGATGGCAGCAAGCGCGATATCTACGTTCGCGGTGGTTTTGCCGATGTCAGCGACAGCGGGCTCAAGATTCTTGTCGAGCAGGCGCTTCCTGTTGAAGAACTGGACCATGAAAAGATGGCTCAGTTGATCAAGGATGCGGAAGAAGATGTTGCTGATGCGGAGACCGATGATCAGCGAAACGAGGCAACGCTAAGGCTTGCTCGTTTGCAGAAGATCAAGGTCGCTGTGGCGCAATAA
- the atpD gene encoding F0F1 ATP synthase subunit beta, with protein MAANEAATGRITQVIGAVVDVQFEGELPPILNALVTDNNGQRLILEVALHMGENTVRTIAMDSTEGLVRGQSVSDTGKAIAVPVGDEMLGRIINVVGEPVDEAGPLGTTLTREIHQPAPSFVEQSTEGEILETGIKVVDLLAPYAKGGKIGLFGGAGVGKTVLIMELINNIAKAHGGYSVFAGVGERTREGNDLYWEMIESGVNKEGGGAGSKCALVYGQMNEPPGARARVALSGLTVAEHFRDEGQDVLFFVDNIFRFTQAGSEVSALLGRIPSAVGYQPTLATDMGALQERITTTTKGSITSVQAIYVPADDLTDPAPATSFAHLDATTVLNRAIAEKGIYPAVDPLDSTSRMLDPRIIGDEHYQVARQVQETLQRYKALQDIIAILGMDELSEDDKMAVARARKIERFLSQPFHVAEVFTGSPGKLVSLEDTIKGFKGLVNGEYDHLPEAAFYMVGSIDEAIEKAQKLAADAA; from the coding sequence ATGGCAGCAAATGAAGCAGCTACCGGACGTATCACGCAGGTTATCGGCGCTGTTGTGGACGTCCAGTTCGAGGGTGAACTTCCACCGATCTTGAACGCACTTGTAACGGATAACAACGGCCAGCGCCTCATTCTCGAGGTTGCCTTGCATATGGGCGAAAATACCGTTCGCACCATTGCCATGGACAGCACCGAGGGTCTGGTTCGCGGTCAGTCCGTCTCCGATACCGGCAAGGCAATTGCCGTACCGGTCGGTGACGAAATGCTGGGCCGAATCATCAACGTTGTTGGCGAGCCTGTTGACGAAGCCGGCCCGCTTGGCACCACGTTGACCCGCGAAATCCATCAGCCAGCGCCTTCCTTCGTGGAACAGTCCACCGAAGGCGAGATCTTGGAAACGGGCATCAAGGTTGTTGACCTGCTTGCACCATACGCCAAGGGCGGCAAGATCGGCCTGTTCGGCGGCGCCGGCGTTGGCAAGACGGTTCTTATCATGGAACTGATCAACAACATCGCCAAGGCACATGGTGGCTACTCGGTGTTTGCCGGTGTGGGTGAACGTACCCGTGAGGGTAATGACCTTTACTGGGAAATGATCGAATCGGGCGTGAACAAGGAAGGCGGCGGCGCCGGTTCCAAATGCGCGCTGGTGTATGGCCAGATGAACGAGCCTCCCGGAGCCCGTGCTCGCGTGGCACTGTCCGGTCTGACGGTTGCGGAACACTTCCGCGATGAAGGTCAGGACGTTCTGTTCTTCGTGGACAACATCTTCCGCTTTACGCAGGCTGGTTCCGAGGTGTCCGCACTTCTGGGTCGTATTCCATCGGCAGTGGGCTATCAGCCGACACTGGCAACCGACATGGGTGCGCTTCAGGAACGTATTACCACCACGACCAAGGGCTCGATTACGTCCGTGCAGGCCATTTACGTGCCGGCCGACGACTTGACCGACCCTGCTCCGGCAACTTCGTTTGCCCACTTGGATGCAACGACGGTTCTGAACCGTGCGATCGCTGAAAAGGGCATTTATCCGGCTGTGGACCCGCTTGACTCCACCTCTCGTATGCTTGATCCGCGTATCATCGGTGACGAGCACTATCAGGTGGCCCGTCAGGTTCAGGAAACACTGCAGCGCTACAAGGCTCTTCAGGACATCATCGCCATTCTTGGCATGGATGAGCTTTCTGAAGACGACAAGATGGCCGTGGCCCGCGCCCGCAAGATCGAGCGTTTCCTCAGCCAGCCGTTCCATGTGGCTGAAGTGTTTACCGGTTCTCCGGGTAAGCTGGTGTCTCTGGAAGATACGATCAAGGGCTTTAAGGGTCTCGTCAACGGTGAGTATGACCACCTGCCGGAAGCAGCCTTCTACATGGTTGGTTCCATCGACGAAGCCATCGAGAAAGCTCAGAAACTCGCAGCAGACGCCGCTTGA
- a CDS encoding tyrosine recombinase XerC: MPKLQPGDNAPLIIATPALRQQQQGWLKSLGNERRLSDATLEAYDRDLDQFFSFLTRHMDEVSDLGHFPQLRPADIRAFMAQRRRQGTGSRSLARGMAGIRSFVRYLEEQGLATTAPFNAIQTPKYSRSLPKPLSMEKAAQLVDPGESLAMEPWVAARDSAVMLLLYAVGLRISEALALTPTTAPLPGHDAMTITGKGGKQRRLPVLPIVQSSLQHYLSLCPFELEPDSSLFRGVRGGPLSPRIVQKTIAAMRGALGLPDSATPHALRHSFATHLLANGGDLRTIQELLGHASLSTTQAYTEVEMSELMSIYQKAHPRS, encoded by the coding sequence ATGCCCAAACTGCAGCCGGGGGATAATGCCCCCCTGATCATCGCAACGCCTGCCCTGCGCCAGCAGCAGCAAGGCTGGCTCAAGAGCCTGGGCAACGAGCGCCGCCTGTCAGACGCTACGCTGGAAGCCTATGATCGCGATCTCGATCAATTCTTCTCTTTCCTCACCCGGCACATGGACGAGGTATCCGACCTTGGCCATTTCCCGCAGCTTCGGCCCGCAGACATTCGGGCTTTCATGGCCCAACGCCGGCGACAGGGCACCGGCTCGCGCTCGCTGGCACGTGGCATGGCGGGCATCCGCTCCTTCGTGCGTTATCTGGAAGAACAGGGGCTTGCGACCACCGCGCCCTTCAACGCGATCCAGACGCCGAAATATTCCCGCTCCCTGCCCAAACCCCTCAGCATGGAAAAGGCCGCACAGCTGGTGGACCCAGGCGAATCTCTCGCCATGGAGCCCTGGGTTGCAGCGCGCGACAGCGCCGTCATGCTGCTGCTCTATGCGGTGGGCCTACGCATTTCCGAAGCCCTTGCCCTCACCCCGACAACCGCCCCCCTGCCCGGACATGACGCCATGACCATAACCGGCAAGGGCGGCAAGCAGCGGCGTTTGCCGGTGCTGCCCATCGTGCAGTCATCCCTGCAGCACTATCTTTCGCTTTGCCCGTTCGAGCTGGAACCGGACAGCAGCCTGTTTCGCGGCGTCCGCGGCGGCCCGCTCAGCCCGCGCATTGTCCAGAAGACGATTGCCGCCATGCGAGGCGCTCTCGGGCTGCCGGACAGTGCCACTCCCCACGCCCTGCGCCATTCCTTCGCCACGCATCTGCTGGCCAATGGTGGCGACTTGCGCACGATTCAGGAGCTGCTTGGTCACGCCAGTCTATCCACCACCCAGGCTTACACCGAAGTAGAAATGTCGGAACTTATGTCCATCTACCAGAAGGCACACCCGCGATCGTAA
- a CDS encoding F0F1 ATP synthase subunit delta — MTDTNSEVSGVAERYARALFDLALEEKAIDAAEADLARIEAIMNESEDFMRLVKSLVFTAEEQLAAVSALLDKIGMSGIVGNFVRVVAQNRRLFSLPGIIKAFRKILSVHRGEQVAEVTSAQPLGDDDLAALKASLKEALGKDIAIHAKVDADILGGLVVKVGSRMIDSSVRTKLNSLKIALKEVG; from the coding sequence GTGACAGATACTAATTCAGAAGTTTCAGGAGTGGCCGAACGTTACGCTCGCGCGTTGTTTGATCTCGCTCTCGAAGAAAAGGCAATTGATGCGGCAGAAGCTGATCTGGCGCGTATTGAAGCCATTATGAATGAAAGTGAAGACTTCATGCGGCTTGTCAAAAGTCTCGTCTTCACTGCTGAAGAGCAACTAGCTGCAGTTTCAGCACTTTTGGACAAGATCGGCATGTCTGGCATTGTCGGGAATTTTGTTCGTGTCGTTGCTCAGAACCGCCGGCTGTTTTCCCTGCCGGGTATAATCAAAGCTTTTCGCAAGATCCTTTCCGTCCATCGCGGTGAGCAAGTGGCAGAAGTCACGTCCGCTCAGCCTTTGGGGGATGACGACCTGGCTGCGCTCAAGGCGTCGCTCAAGGAAGCATTGGGCAAGGATATTGCAATTCATGCCAAGGTCGATGCAGATATTCTGGGTGGCCTTGTAGTAAAAGTAGGCTCACGGATGATTGACTCATCTGTGCGCACAAAACTCAACTCGCTCAAGATTGCACTGAAAGAGGTCGGCTGA
- the atpA gene encoding F0F1 ATP synthase subunit alpha, giving the protein MDIRAAEISAILKEQIKNFGTDAHVSEVGQVLSVGDGIARIYGLDNVQAGEMVEFPGGMRGMALNLEMDNVGVVLFGDDRGVKEGDVVKRTGAIVDVPVGKGLLGRVVDPLGNPIDGKGPIEATERRRVDVKAPGIIPRKSVHEPMQTGLKAVDALIPIGRGQRELIIGDRQTGKTAIALDAILNQKSINETGSESEKLYCVYVAVGQKRSTVAQFVKTLEENGALEYSIIVAATASDPAPMQYLAPFAGCAMGEFFRDNGMHSLLVYDDLTKQAVAYRQMSLLLRRPPGREAYPGDVFYLHSRLLERAAKLNEDNGSGSMTALPVIETQANDVSAFIPTNVISITDGQIFLETDLFYQGVRPAVNVGLSVSRVGSSAQIKAMKQVAGPIKGELAQYREMAAFAQFGSDLDATTQRLLNRGARLTELLKQPQFSPLKVEEQVAVIYAGVNGYLDTIAVNQVHAFEQGLLSVMRNEHKDVLDAIREKKALDDEITNKLKAAVDSFAKNFA; this is encoded by the coding sequence ATGGATATTCGGGCCGCGGAAATTTCCGCAATCCTCAAGGAGCAGATCAAAAACTTCGGTACTGACGCTCATGTCTCCGAAGTTGGTCAGGTTCTGTCTGTTGGTGACGGTATCGCCCGCATCTATGGTCTGGATAATGTTCAGGCCGGTGAGATGGTGGAATTCCCTGGTGGAATGCGCGGTATGGCGCTCAACCTTGAAATGGACAACGTCGGCGTCGTGCTGTTTGGCGATGACCGTGGCGTTAAGGAAGGCGATGTGGTCAAACGGACCGGCGCCATCGTTGACGTACCTGTCGGCAAGGGCCTTCTGGGCCGTGTCGTTGATCCGCTTGGAAACCCAATTGATGGTAAAGGCCCGATCGAGGCCACTGAACGCCGTCGTGTGGACGTGAAGGCGCCGGGCATCATCCCGCGCAAATCCGTGCACGAACCAATGCAGACGGGTCTGAAAGCCGTTGACGCGCTTATTCCGATTGGACGTGGCCAGCGTGAGCTGATCATTGGCGACCGTCAGACCGGCAAGACCGCGATTGCGCTTGATGCCATTCTGAACCAGAAATCGATCAACGAGACCGGTTCGGAAAGCGAAAAGCTCTACTGCGTCTATGTGGCCGTTGGTCAGAAACGCTCCACCGTTGCCCAGTTCGTGAAAACGCTGGAAGAAAACGGTGCGCTTGAATATTCGATCATCGTCGCTGCTACCGCGTCTGATCCTGCTCCGATGCAGTATCTGGCTCCGTTTGCCGGCTGTGCGATGGGTGAATTCTTCCGCGACAATGGCATGCACTCCCTTCTGGTCTATGATGATCTGACCAAGCAGGCTGTTGCCTATCGCCAGATGTCCCTGCTGCTTCGCCGCCCACCAGGACGTGAAGCTTATCCGGGTGACGTGTTCTACCTGCATTCCCGCCTTCTGGAGCGCGCTGCGAAGCTGAACGAAGACAACGGGTCCGGTTCCATGACGGCTCTGCCGGTCATCGAAACCCAGGCCAACGACGTGTCTGCGTTCATTCCGACCAACGTGATTTCCATTACCGACGGTCAGATCTTCCTGGAAACCGACCTGTTCTATCAGGGTGTCCGCCCTGCCGTGAACGTTGGTCTGTCGGTGTCCCGCGTGGGATCGTCGGCCCAGATCAAGGCCATGAAGCAGGTTGCCGGTCCGATTAAGGGTGAACTGGCGCAGTATCGTGAAATGGCTGCGTTCGCGCAGTTCGGCTCCGATCTTGATGCTACCACCCAGCGTCTGCTGAACCGTGGTGCCCGTTTGACCGAGCTTCTGAAACAGCCGCAGTTCTCTCCGCTCAAGGTGGAAGAACAGGTCGCTGTGATCTACGCCGGTGTGAACGGTTATCTGGACACCATCGCAGTCAATCAGGTTCATGCGTTTGAACAAGGTCTGCTTTCCGTGATGCGCAACGAGCACAAGGACGTGCTGGATGCCATTCGCGAGAAGAAGGCTCTGGATGACGAAATTACAAACAAACTGAAGGCGGCGGTCGACAGTTTTGCAAAGAACTTTGCTTAA
- a CDS encoding primosomal protein N', which yields MSSTSQIVSVLVPVYVDSCYSYRVPADSPSLFDDDGAARFADRLVPGQVVRVPLGPRSVLGVVWDDPSEFSDEARLKDVEAVYPDVRLSDDFRKFVDWIAQYTLAQRGMVLRMVLRGEEALLPPRAVSALRLTGAPPERLTKARERVLEVMEGGLAETKAAIAERAGVSASVIDGLVKGGTLSPCELPPPALMEAPQADFAPPALNAIQAAAAEEIRQIVAARGFETVLLDGVTGSGKTEVYFEAVAEALRQERQVLILVPEIALTDAFLTRFEGRFGVRPGEWHSGQAQRYKNLVWRGVATGEVQVVVGARSSLMLPFGNLGLIVVDEEHDGAYKQEDRVIYNARDMSVVRGHLSGFPVILASATPSVESRNNADQGRYRHIRLPSRYGGQSMPDISLIDMRANPPEKGSWLSPILIDAVNETIEAGQQSLLFLNRRGYAPLTLCRTCGHRFQCPNCSTWLVEHRFRKQLVCHHCGHSEPVPPTCPHCGDEHSLVACGPGVERIAEEAASRWPDRRIVILSSDLIHGVQQLRAELELISSGQADIVIGTQLVAKGHNFPAMTLVGVIDADLGLAHGDLRAGEKVFQTLAQVTGRAGRMQGQGRGLLQSYVPDHPVIAALAKGEREEFYTYELDQRRKAGMPPFGRLAAVILSSEHREAALAYGREMVRAVPHEEGVRVLGPAEAPISVLRGRFRFRLLVTAPRAFPLSQWMRSWLAQSPKIAGSLRMQVDIDPVSFM from the coding sequence TTGTCGTCAACGAGCCAAATTGTGTCAGTTCTCGTCCCGGTCTATGTGGATAGCTGTTACAGCTACCGGGTCCCCGCTGATTCGCCCTCACTCTTCGATGACGACGGGGCGGCGCGGTTTGCTGACAGGCTGGTGCCGGGACAGGTGGTCCGGGTGCCACTGGGGCCGCGCTCCGTGCTGGGCGTGGTCTGGGACGATCCAAGCGAATTTTCCGACGAAGCCCGCCTCAAGGATGTTGAGGCGGTCTATCCGGACGTCCGCCTGTCCGACGACTTCCGCAAGTTCGTGGACTGGATTGCCCAATATACGCTGGCGCAGCGGGGCATGGTGTTGCGCATGGTACTGCGCGGCGAAGAGGCCCTGTTGCCGCCAAGGGCAGTGTCTGCGTTGCGTTTGACAGGCGCGCCGCCCGAACGCCTGACGAAGGCGCGGGAGCGGGTTCTGGAGGTGATGGAAGGCGGGCTGGCCGAAACCAAGGCTGCCATCGCCGAGCGCGCGGGAGTCTCGGCGTCGGTGATTGACGGTCTGGTGAAGGGGGGCACACTGTCGCCGTGCGAGTTGCCCCCACCAGCTCTGATGGAGGCACCGCAGGCCGATTTCGCGCCGCCGGCTCTCAATGCGATACAGGCCGCGGCGGCCGAGGAGATCCGTCAGATCGTCGCGGCGCGCGGGTTTGAAACCGTGCTGCTGGACGGGGTGACCGGATCGGGCAAGACCGAGGTCTATTTCGAGGCGGTGGCCGAGGCCTTGAGGCAGGAGCGTCAGGTCCTGATTCTGGTCCCCGAAATTGCTCTGACGGACGCCTTTCTGACCCGCTTTGAAGGCCGGTTTGGCGTGCGGCCGGGGGAATGGCACTCCGGGCAGGCGCAGCGCTACAAGAATCTGGTCTGGCGCGGGGTTGCGACCGGTGAGGTGCAGGTTGTTGTGGGGGCGCGGTCGTCGCTTATGCTGCCGTTCGGGAATCTTGGCCTCATCGTGGTGGACGAAGAGCATGACGGCGCCTACAAGCAGGAAGATCGCGTCATCTACAATGCGCGGGACATGTCGGTGGTGCGGGGCCACCTTTCCGGCTTTCCTGTTATTCTGGCCAGTGCGACCCCGTCGGTTGAAAGTCGCAACAATGCCGATCAGGGGCGTTATCGCCACATTCGTCTGCCAAGCCGCTATGGTGGGCAGTCGATGCCGGATATTTCTCTGATCGACATGCGGGCCAATCCGCCCGAAAAAGGCAGCTGGCTGTCGCCGATTCTGATCGATGCGGTCAACGAAACGATTGAGGCAGGACAACAGAGCCTGTTGTTCCTCAACCGGCGCGGCTATGCGCCGCTGACCCTTTGCCGCACCTGCGGACACCGTTTCCAGTGCCCGAACTGTTCCACATGGCTGGTCGAGCACCGGTTCCGCAAGCAACTGGTCTGCCATCACTGCGGGCATTCGGAGCCGGTACCGCCGACCTGTCCCCATTGTGGCGATGAACACAGCCTTGTTGCTTGCGGCCCGGGCGTTGAGCGAATTGCCGAAGAGGCGGCCAGTCGCTGGCCGGATCGCAGAATCGTCATCCTGTCGAGCGACCTTATCCATGGGGTGCAGCAATTGCGGGCCGAACTGGAGCTTATCTCGTCCGGTCAGGCAGATATTGTCATCGGCACGCAGCTGGTGGCCAAGGGGCACAATTTCCCGGCCATGACACTGGTTGGCGTCATCGATGCGGACCTCGGGCTGGCCCATGGCGACCTGCGGGCTGGTGAAAAGGTGTTCCAGACTCTGGCACAGGTGACCGGCCGTGCTGGCCGCATGCAGGGGCAGGGACGCGGTCTGCTGCAGAGCTATGTGCCGGACCATCCGGTCATTGCTGCGCTTGCGAAAGGGGAACGGGAAGAGTTTTACACATATGAGTTGGACCAACGTCGTAAGGCCGGTATGCCACCTTTCGGGCGACTGGCGGCGGTGATTCTGTCTTCCGAGCATCGCGAGGCTGCTCTGGCCTATGGGCGCGAGATGGTGAGGGCTGTTCCGCACGAAGAGGGGGTGCGGGTTCTTGGGCCTGCGGAAGCCCCGATTTCAGTGCTTCGGGGACGTTTCCGCTTCCGGCTACTGGTCACTGCGCCGCGGGCTTTTCCGCTGTCCCAATGGATGCGCAGCTGGTTGGCGCAAAGTCCCAAAATCGCAGGGTCACTACGTATGCAGGTCGATATTGATCCGGTTTCCTTCATGTGA
- a CDS encoding F0F1 ATP synthase subunit gamma, which translates to MPSLKDLKNRIASVKATQKITKAMQMVAAAKLRRAQAAAENARPYAERMGEVLANVAARCSMDESTPKLLAGTGSDETHLLLVCTAERGLCGGFNSSIARLARDKARGLKAAGKTVKMICVGSKGFDALKSEFGKDIIEVVDMRDLKTIHFSDAEVRIGRPILNKFEKGEFDVCTLFYAQFQSVVTQVPTAQQIIPAVFEGKESDGSHASGAVYDYEPDEEEILLDLLPRNVSVQIYHALLENGASEQGARMSAMDNATRNAGDMIGKLELSYNRQRQAQITGELIEIISGAEAL; encoded by the coding sequence ATGCCAAGCCTTAAGGACCTCAAGAATCGTATCGCCTCGGTTAAGGCGACTCAGAAGATCACCAAAGCCATGCAGATGGTGGCGGCCGCAAAACTCCGTCGCGCTCAGGCCGCGGCGGAAAATGCGCGGCCTTATGCCGAGCGTATGGGTGAGGTGCTGGCCAACGTTGCTGCCCGGTGCTCGATGGATGAATCGACACCGAAGCTGCTCGCTGGAACCGGCTCCGATGAGACCCATCTGTTGCTGGTCTGCACGGCTGAACGTGGTCTCTGTGGTGGCTTCAACTCTTCTATCGCGCGCCTGGCGCGCGATAAGGCCCGTGGTCTCAAGGCTGCGGGCAAGACAGTCAAGATGATCTGCGTCGGAAGCAAGGGGTTTGACGCACTCAAGAGCGAATTCGGCAAGGATATCATCGAAGTCGTTGATATGCGCGATTTGAAGACCATTCACTTCTCTGACGCCGAAGTCCGCATCGGTCGCCCGATCTTGAACAAGTTCGAGAAAGGCGAGTTTGATGTCTGTACGCTCTTCTATGCACAGTTCCAGTCTGTGGTGACACAGGTGCCGACTGCGCAGCAGATCATTCCGGCTGTTTTTGAAGGGAAAGAGAGCGACGGGTCTCACGCATCTGGTGCAGTCTATGACTATGAACCGGATGAAGAAGAAATCCTTCTGGATCTTCTGCCAAGAAACGTATCGGTTCAGATCTACCATGCGCTTCTTGAAAACGGTGCTTCTGAGCAGGGCGCACGCATGTCCGCAATGGACAACGCAACGCGCAATGCTGGCGATATGATTGGCAAGTTGGAATTGTCATACAACCGTCAGCGCCAGGCACAGATCACAGGTGAATTGATTGAAATCATCTCGGGTGCTGAGGCGCTCTGA
- the fsa gene encoding fructose-6-phosphate aldolase — MKFFVDTAETKDIRELASTGLIDGVTTNPSLIVKSGRDFKEVIAEICEITDGPVSAEVTALEHSQMMAEAKELLKIANNIAIKVPLTIDGLKTCKALTDNGHMVNVTLCFSANQALLAAKAGATFISPFIGRLDDLNIDGMELIEDIRTIYDNYGFETEILAASIRNANHVKECALAGADVATIPPSVIKGLVNHALTDKGLEAFMKDWATTGQSIL, encoded by the coding sequence ATGAAATTCTTCGTCGATACTGCCGAAACCAAAGATATCCGCGAACTGGCATCCACGGGCCTGATCGACGGTGTGACCACCAACCCGTCGCTGATCGTCAAATCCGGCCGCGATTTCAAGGAAGTCATCGCTGAAATCTGCGAAATCACCGACGGCCCTGTTTCTGCTGAAGTGACCGCACTGGAACATAGCCAGATGATGGCTGAAGCCAAGGAACTGCTCAAGATCGCAAACAACATTGCCATCAAGGTTCCGCTGACCATCGACGGTCTGAAGACCTGCAAGGCCCTGACCGACAATGGCCACATGGTCAACGTGACCCTGTGCTTCTCTGCCAACCAGGCACTTCTGGCTGCAAAGGCCGGCGCAACCTTCATTTCCCCGTTCATCGGCCGTCTTGACGACCTCAACATTGATGGCATGGAACTGATCGAAGACATCCGCACCATCTATGACAACTACGGTTTCGAAACCGAAATTCTGGCAGCATCCATCCGCAACGCCAACCATGTCAAGGAATGCGCCCTTGCCGGTGCCGACGTTGCAACGATCCCGCCATCCGTCATCAAGGGTCTGGTCAATCATGCCCTGACCGACAAGGGCCTCGAAGCCTTCATGAAAGACTGGGCAACCACCGGCCAGTCCATCCTCTAG